Within Sorangiineae bacterium MSr11367, the genomic segment ACCGTGAAGACACACGTCACCGACGTGGAGGCGGCGCGTGCTTACCAAGCGTCGACCCTCCCGAGCTTCGTGTACCTCTCGACGTCGCAGCGCCAACTCGTACGCGCCAAGGCGAAGCAGTGGATCGCATGGCGGCGCGCGCATCCAAGGCTGCACAACGCGGTGGGGATCGGCCTTCTGGCGTTTCTCTTCGCCTTCGATGCGTATGTCCTTTTGGAGTTGCCGCGGCAGCTGCCGCTCGATCTCGCGACGCGCAGCGGGATCGTGTTTGCGGCGCTCACGACCGGCTTCATCCACGGCTTTCTCGTGTGCAGCATCGTCACGTACAGCGTGCACGAAGGCGCCGCGCACGATCTCATCGTCGTGGGGAACGGCCCCGTCGTGCGGGTGCTGCGCGTTCTTGCCAACAACGCGTGCCGGTTGTTCCTCGCCGATCCGGACTACTACGCGGCCAGCCATTTCAAGCACCATCGCTGGCTCGGTACCGAGGAAGACGGCTCGTTCACCAACCATGTGCGACTGCGAAGGCTGCTCTTGGCCATCGTGCCCATGGCGCCGGTGTTCAGCCACTCGGACTACTTTCCGTGGCGTCCGCAGGAGCACACGCGGAGCCGGAAAATCTCGGCCGTGCTCACCAAACTGCACCTCGCGGTGTTCTTCTCCGCGATGACCTGGCGTTTCGGCGTCCTGTACGCGGTCATCTCGCTGCTCGTCATCGGGACGTGGATCAGTTTCGTTTTCGACCGCCTGCGTGAAAGCACCGAGCACCTGGGCATGCCGCTCGAGCGCATTCACGGCACGCGCGATTTTGGCCTGGGGCTTTGGGGGCTTTTGCTCGGCGGTGGTCCGTGGGGGCAGCCTTGCCATTTTTCGCACCACCTCGAGCCGGCATTGCCTTGGTACCACCAGCTCGCGTTGCACTTCTTTTTGCGGCGCATTTTGACCCCTCGGCAAAAGCGCCAGTTCTTCTTGCGCCCCGTCGTCGGATTTCCCGCGCTGCTGGTGCGGCTCGCACGCGGGAGGGCGCGATGACCAAATACGACGCCATCGTCATTGGCTCGGGCATCGGTGGTCTGGGCACGGCGGCCATGCTGGCGCGGCATGGCAAGAAGGTGCTCGTTCTGGAACGGCACTACGTGGCGGGCGGGCTCACGCACACGTTCCGGCGGCGCCAATTCGAATGGGACGTCGGGGTTCATTACCTGGGCCAGGTGCACGATCCCGAGCATCCGCTCCGCCGTGCCTTCGACTACGTGACCGGTGGCAAGCTCGCGTGGGCACCGATGGATCCGGTCTACGACCGCATGATCTTCGACGATGCGCGCTTCGAGTTTCGCACCGGCGTCGAAACACTGAAGGACGATCTCTCGCGCGCGTTTCCCAGCGAGGCTCGCGCGATTGGGTCGTACTTCGACACGGTCCGCCGTGCGGCACGTTCCGCGGACAAATTTTTCCTCCAGCGCATCGTCCCGAAGTGGCTCGGGTGGCTGCTGCATCCGGTACTCGGCCGCCCGTTTCAACGTTACGCCGGCCGGACCACGCTCTCCATGCTGCGCTCGTGGACGCGCAACGAGCGGCTCATTGGCGTCTTGACCGGGCAATGGGGCAATTACGGTCTTCCGCCCGAGCGAAGTAGTTTCGGCATGCACGCGCTCGTGGCGGACTACTACCTCGAGGGCGCGAGCTATCCGGTGGGGGGCGCCTCGCGGCTCGCGTCGACCATCATGCCGGTCATCGAGGCTGTAGGTGGCGACGTGTGGACGTCGACCCCCGTCGCGAACATCCTCGTGCGGGACGGAAAAGCCATCGGCGTCCGCACCGAGGCGGGCCTGGAGGTCTTCGCGCCGTGCATCGTCAGCAACGCCGGTGTGGAGACCACCTTGAACCAGCTCCTTCCCGTCTCGCCCCGCGCGGAGCGCTCCGCGTGTCCGCCGCCATCCACGGGCCACATCGCGCTCTACCTCGGGCTCTCCGGCACGGCGTCGGAGCTCGGCCTCGGCTCGAGCAACCTCTGGGTGCACGCCGGCTACGATCATGACGCGACCACGCGCGCCTTCGAGCGCAATCCGCAGGCGCCGTTTCCGCTGGTGTACATCAACTCGCCGTCGGCCAAGGATCCGGATTGGGAGCGCCGGCACCCGGGCATTTCCACGGTGGTGGCCATCGTTCCGGCGAGCTTCGCGCCGTTCGCGCGCTGGAGCGGAACACGATGGGCGAAACGCGGGCGTGAATACATCGACTACAAGGCGTGGCTCACGGAGCGCTTGCTCGCCATCGTGTGCCGCGAGCTCCCTGGGGTGAAGGGCCGCATTCTGCATCAGGAGCTTTCCACCCCGCTTTCGACGGTGCATTTCACCGGCCACGCGGCCGGCGCCATGTACGGCTTCGAGCATTCGCCGCAGCGATTCCACACGCGATGGCTGCGGTCGGCTTCCCCCGTTCCAGGGTTGTTCTTCGTGGGCCAAGACGTGGTGACCGTCGGCGTGGGCGCATCGCTCATGTCCGGCGTTCTCGCCAGCTCCGTGATCCTCCGGCGCAACGTGCTGGGGGACGTTCTTCGAGGAGGGTCGACATGAATCTGTATGGGCGTTTGCTGTGGAGTCTCGGCCGCGCGGCGACGAAGCCGCGCATTGCACCGCTCGAGACGAGCGTGACCACATGGCGGGTCCTCCCGGGCGATCTGGATCCGTTCGGCCACATGACCAACAGCCGCTACCTCGCCATGATGGACTTGGCGCGCATCGAGCACGTCATCCGCGCAGGCCTGCTGCGCCCCGCGCTGGAGAATCGGTGGATGGTGCCCGTGGGCTCGGCGTGCGTCGACTTCAAAGCGCCGCTGCGGCCTTTCGAGGCGTACGAGATTCACACCCGCGTGCTCTCCTGGGACGAGCGCTGGTTCTATTTGCAGCAAGACTTCCACCGCGCCTCGGGCGCCGCCGTAGGCTCCGGCTCCGTGAAGGTGACCTTCCGCGGGGCCGCTGGCACCGTGCCGCCCGACGAGGTGGTGCGCGCGGCGTTGGGATCCGTGCCCCCGCGCCCTCGGCTTGCGCGGGAAGCGGCCGCGCGGTTCGGGATCGAGCACCGCGAGCCCATCGCCATCGTGGGCATCGGCTGCCGTCTGCCGGGCGGCGCGCACGATCCCGAGGCGCTGTTCCGCCTGCTCTTGGATGGGCGCGACGGCATCGTGGACATTCCCGCGGACCGCTGGGACCCGCGCATGTACCACGATCCGAGCGGAAAAAGCCCGGGGCGTGCCTACGTGCACAAGGCGGGGCTGCTCGAAACGGACTTGCACGCCTTCGATGCCGCGTTCTTCGGCATCACGCCGCGCGAGGCGGTGAGCATGGACCCGCAACAGCGGCTGCTGCTCGAGACATCGTGGGAGGCGTTCGAGGACGCGGGCGTGGTGCCGAGCTCCGTGGCCGGCAGCCGCACCGGCGTCTTCGTGGGCGGCTTCATGACGGACAATTTGCTCGTCTTCTCGAACCCCGACAACCGCGAGCTCGTGTCCACGCACACGGCCACGGCCAGCACGCTGACCATGCTGTCGAATCGGCTGTCGTACTTCTACGACGTGCGCGGTCCCAGCGTGTCGATCGACACCGCGTGCTCGTCGTCCTTGGTGGCGCTGCACTACGCCTGCCAGAGTCTCTGGTCGAAGGAAAGCGACCGGGCGCTGGTCGCCGGCGTGAACGCGATCACCGTACCCGAGACGCACCTGACGATGGCCAAGGGGAAGTTCCTCTCGCCGACGGGGCGCTGCCACGCCTTCGACGCCAAAGCCGATGGCTACGTGCGCGGGGAGGGGGCGGCGGTGCTCCTGCTCGAACCGCTCTCCGTGGCCGAGCGCGAGGGCCATCGCATCTATGCCGTGATCCGCGGGACGGCCACGAACCAGGATGGGCGCACGGCCGGTATCTCGCTGCCCAGTGCCGAGGCGCAGATGGCGGTGATGCGCGAAGCTTACGCGGGCGCAGGGGTCGATCCGCGCACGGTGGTGTACGTGGAAGCCCACGGAACGGGCACGCCGGCGGGCGATCCCATCGAGGCGCGCGCGATCGGCACCGTCGTGGGGGCCTCGCGTGGCGATTCGGAGGCGTGCCTTCTGGGATCGGTGAAAACGAACCTGGGGCACCTCGAGGCGGCGGCCGGTGTGACGGGTGTGCTGAAAACTGCGCTGTGCTTGCAGCACGGCGTGGTGCCGCACCATCCGCACCTGGGGGAGGTCAACCCGGAGATCCCGCTGGGCGATCTCGGTCTGCGCATCCCCAGGACGCCGGAGCCGCTTCCTGCGCGCGACACCCCGCGCGTGGCCGGGGTCAACTCGTTCGGGTACGGCGGAAGCAACGCGCACGTGGTGCTGGAGGAGGCGCCTGCACGCGTATCCGTTGCGGAGGTCGGGGAGCGGCGCAGGCCGCACCTCTTGGCGCTCAGTGCGAAGTCGAAGGAGTCCCTCGCCGAGCTCGCGGGGCGCTATGCCGATCGGCTCGAGCGGGCGCGAAACGACGCGGAGGTCGCCGACATTTGCCGAAGCGCGGCCCTCCACCGCGAGCACCTCCGGCACCGATGGGCGCAGAGTGCCCACTCGGGCGCCGAGCTCGTGCCGGCGCTGCGCGCGGCGTCGTTCGAGGAGCACGGGGCCGCCGAGGCGGGCGGGCTGCTCTTCGTCTACACCGGCATGGGACCGCAGTGGTGGGGGATGGGGCGCGAGCTTTTCGCCGCCGAGCCGGCGTTTCGCCGTGCCGTGAAGGAGTGCGACGAAGCGTTTCGCGATGTCTCGGGCTGGTCGATCTGGGAAGAAATGGCCCGCGACGAGGGAACGTCGCGCATGCACCGCACCGAGGTGGCGCAGCCCGCGAACGCGGTGTTGCAGATAGCGCTGACCCGGCTTTGGGCGGAGTGGGGTGTCGTGCCCGACGCCGTGCTCGGGCACAGCGTGGGCGAGGTGGGGGCAGCCTATGCCTGCGGCGCGTTGGGTGTGCGCGAGGCCATGCGCGTCGCGTACCATCGCAGCCGCCTGCAACAGAGGCTCGCGGGGCGGGGAGGGATGCTCGCGGTGGGCTTAAGCGAGGATGCGGTGGTCCCTTGGCTGGGGCGCGCGGCCATCGCCGCCGTGAACAGCGAGGAGTCGGTCACCCTTGCCGGCGACGAACTGGAGCTCGCGCGCATCGCCCGCGATCTCGAGGCGGCCGGGCATTTCCAGCGCGCCCTGCGCGTGGACGTGCCGTACCACAGTCCGCTCATGGACGAGATCGAGGCGCCGCTTTCGAGCGCGCTCGAGGCGCTTCGGCCAAAGGAGGCGGCCATCCCGCTCTATTCGACGGTCACGGGGGCGCGGCTCGAGGGCGAGCCGCTCGACGGTCGCTACTGGTGGCGCAACGTTCGGCAGGCGGTTCGGTTTGCCAGCGCGTTCCAGCAGGCCGTGCGCGCAGGGCACACCACATTCGTCGAGGTGGGACCGCACCCGGTGCTGGCCACCTCGATGCGCGACGTGCTGCAGAGCAGCCGCGCCGAGGGCGAGCTGGCGGCCTCGCTGGTGCGCAAGGCCCCCGAGCTCGAGACGATGGCCCGCGCGCTCGCGCGCGTGCACGGGGCGGGGCATGCGCCGTCGTTCCGCGCCTACTTCGGCCCGGGCCCGTACGTGCCGATCCCCACGTACGCCTGGAACCGCAAGGTCTTCTGGCACGAGGGCGACCGCACGCGCCGCAAGCGGCAGGTCGACGTGCGGCACCCGCTGATCACGCACCACGAGAAGGCGCCCGTGCCCACGTGGACCGCGGAGCTCAACCTCGGTGCCACTCCGTACCTCTTGGACCACATCGTGGCGGACACCGTGGTCTTTCCTGCTGCGGGCTACATCGAGATGGTGCTCGCTGCACGCGCGATGCACGCGGGCGAGCCATCGTGCTCCATCGAGCAGCTCGAATTTCCCACGGCGGCACCCCTTCGCGAGGACGAGGTGCCGCGGCTCGTGCTGCGCTTTTCGACGGAGACCGCGAGCTTCTCCATCCATGGCGAGGACGAGTCGCTGCGCAGCCGTGGCAAGCTGTTTTCCCCGGGTCGTGCGGCGCCTGCGCTCGATGTCCAAACACTCGCCGCGCGGCTGCCCGAGGCCGTCTCCGCGTCGGACCTGTACGCGTCGCTCGCGCGGCGCGGCCTGCGCTACGGCCCCGCGTTTCGCGGCGTCGAGCGCGTGCAACGCGGCACGCACGAGTTGCTCGCGTGGCTCTCGCTCCCCGAGGGCCTCAACGAGGACGGCTACCACCTGCACCCCGTGTTGCTCGATGCGGCGCTTCACAGTGTCCTGGCGCTGGCACCGAACGAGGATGGCGCACACGACATCGTGCCCGTGGCCATCGATCGCGTGCACGTTGCCGGCACACCGGGGCGCCGTCTCCTGGCTTACGGCCGGCTTGGCGCTCCACGGCGGGGCCAACTCCGTGCGGACGTCACCTTGGCGCGCGAGGACGGCTCGGTGGTGGCCGAGATCACCGGCCTCGCCTGCCGCATGCTGCCCACGGCGTCGCGTGAAAGGGCGCACCTGGCCTCGCTCTACCACGCGCGCACCTGGGAACGCGTCGCGCCGGTCTCCGAGTCGGGGCCTCGCGATCCATCGTTGTGGATCGTCCTCGACGACGGCGTGCCGGAATTGCCCCAGCTCGAGCTGCTCACCCCGTCGTCCGGGATCCGCGTGCTCGATCTCCGCGCCTGCGCGAGCCTTCCTCCCGACGGCCGAGATCCCGTTGCCCGCGGTGCCGACCGCGCGGGGGCGCTGGTGCAGACGCTTCGCGGCATCGCGCACGGCCGCGTGGTCCGCTATTACGTGGCGACCCGCGGCGCCGAGGCCGTCCTGCCAAGCGATGGCCCGCCCGATGTCTCGCTGGCGCCGCTGCTCGGCCTCGCCCGCACGGCGATGACCGAGCGCCCCGATCTCCATCTCACCCTCGTCGATCTCGAGTCCGTGCCCAGCGATCCTCTCGCGCTGACGGCGTGGTTGCGCACCTTGGGCGAGGAGCAAGAGCTGGCCCTGCGCGGAGGCGAGGCGTACGCGGTCCGCGTGCGGGGCTGCGCGCCTCCGCTGCCGCCTCCGCCCGAGCGCATCCTCCCCGCCGAGGGCAGCGGTTACGCGATCGCCCTTGCTCAACCAGGCCGCATCGACTCCCTCGGCTTCGTCGCCCACGGGCGGCGGGCACCGGGACCCGGCGAGGTGGAAATCGAGGTGGAAGTCTCGGCGCTCGGCTTCAAGGACGTCATGAAGGCGCTCGACCTCCTTTCCGATCGCATCAAGGAGAACACCTACTTCGGCGACTCCATGGGCATGGAGGGCTCCGGTCGCATCGTGCGCATCGGCCCCGGCGTCACCGAGTTCGCCCCCGGCGATCGGGTCTACGGCGTGGCGCCGCACTTCCTGAACTCGCACGTGGTCCTCGAGGAAAACCGGGTCGTGAAGCTCCCCGACTCCGTCGGCTTCGAGGAAGGCTCGAGCCTCATGCCGCTCATGACCGTCCACCACGGCCTCGTCGACATCGCGCGCATCCGCCCGGGTGAGCGCGTGCTCGTTCACAGCGCCACGGGTGGCGTCGGCCTCTCGGCCATCGAGGTCGCCCGCTTCTTCGGGGCCGAGGTCATCGCCACCGCAGGCACCCCCGAAAAGCGTCGGTACCTGCGCGAGCGCGGCATCACCCACGTCAGCCCATCGCGCGACATCGGTTTCGCCGACGATGTGCGCGCCATCACCGGCGGTCGCGGTGTCGACGTCGTGCTCAACTTCACACCCGGCGAGATCATGGTGAAGAGCTTGGCGTGCCTCGCGCCGTTCGGACGCTTCATCGAGCTCGGCAAAATGAGCTTCGACCAGGATGCCGCCCTCCAGCTGCGCCCCTTCAACGAGAACCTTCTGTACGCGGCCATCGACTTCGATCGCATCTTCGAGGCCAAGCCCGACATGGTCCGCGTTCTCGCGCGCACCGTGCTCGAACACATCGCCCGAGGCGATTTTCGCCCGCTCCCCTCCACGTCGTTCCCCGCGAGTCGGGTGGACGATGCCTTTCACACGATGGCGCGGTCCAAGCACATCGGCCGGGTATGCGTCCAACCGAAGGATCCCGATCTCCGCGTGGTGCCGGCCCCGCGAAGTACGCGTTTCTCCGAGGGCGCGAGCTACCTGGTGACCGGTGGCCTCGGCGGCTTTGGGTTGGAGGTGGCACGCTGGCTGGTCGGGCACGGCGCGCGTCACCTCGCACTCGTCGGGCGTCGCGGCGAGGACACGCCCGGTGCGCGGCTGGCGCTGACCGAGCTTCGCGCGCGCGGAGCCGAGGTTCGCGTGTTCGCAGCCGATGCCGGTGCCCAGGTGCAGGTGCAGGAAGTCGTTGATACCGTTCGCCGGTCGATGCCGCCGCTTCGAGGTGTCGTGCATGCCGCCGCGGTTCTCGAGGACTGCCCACTGGACGCGCTGGACCGCGGTTCGCTCGATCGGGTGCTCTCCGCGAAGGCCCGCGGTGCGTGGAACCTGCACCTTGCCACCGAGCACGCGGCGCTCGACTTCTTCGTGCTGTTCTCGTCGGTGGCAGCCCTCGTTGGAAATGCCCACCAAGGCAACTACGTGGCCGCGAATACCTTTTTGGATCAGCTCGCAATCCATCGGCGCAAGCTCGGCCTGGTCGCGACGAGCATCCAATGGGGCGCGCTCGCCGAGGCGGGTATGGTCGCGCGCCACGACGCTACGGCGAAGCATCTGGAGAGCTTGGGCATCCGCGGCCTCACGACGGACGACGCGCTCGCGGCGCTCGGAGCGATGCTCGATGCGTCACCCGAACCGATGGCCGTGGCCGACGTCGATTGGACGAAGCTTCTCGCGCAGATGGACGGTCGCGCTGGCGCCCGACGATTTGGCGCCCTAGCGGCGCCTGCGGTCGCCGAGGGGCAGGCGAACGGTCGCGCCGGCGTGTTCTTCGCGTCCATGGGCGGGTTGGACGAGGAGGCGGCGCTTTCGCACATGACGTCGCTCGTCGTGGGCAGTGTCGCCGGTGTGATGCGTCTACCTGCGGCGGAGCTCGACCCGGGTGTACCGCTTCGCGATCTCGGAATGGACTCCACGCTTGCGTTGGAGATCGTCACCGAGCTCGAAAAGTCGACCGGCATGAAGCTGCCTACGCTGACCGTCGCCGGCGGTCCACCGGCCTCGCAGATCGCGTCAGCGCTGCTCGCGCGAGGGCGTGCAGTGATATAGTCGTCTCATGCGAGCGACCATCGTTTGGGCATGGGGGGCGGCGTTTGCGCTCGTGTCGTTCTCCAGCGGTTGCAAGAAAAGCGAATCCGAGAGCAAGCCACCGCCCGCGGCCAGCGCATCTGCCGCATCGGGCGCGGCCAGCGCATCGGCGCCGGAGCCCTCCGCATCGACAGCGGCGTCGCCGCCGGCGAAATCCGGCAACATGGCCCATTGCCCGAGCAGTGTGGCGGGGGCCAAAACCGAGATTCAAGATGGCAAAGACGCGGTCACCGTCAAGGTGACGGCCACGGATCCTGCGGCCGTGAGCGACATCCGCGCCCGCGCCAAGGTCCTCACGGAGCAGGCGAGCAAGGCCGCCCAAGAGGTGAAGCACACGGGCAGCGGGGAGGGCGGCGGCGCCTTCGGCCGCTGTCCGGTGGTGATGCGCAACACGGCGGTCACGGCCGCGGACATCGAGAATGGCAGCGCCATCACGGTGAAGCCGAGCGAACCCAAAGAGCTCGACTGGCTGCGCCGCGAATCGCGCGACCGCCTTGCCGAATTGGCCAAACCGGGTGCGGAGTCCGCCGGCCAAGGCAAAATGGCCCATTGCCCGAGCGCCGTCCAAGGTACGAAAACGACGGTCAAAGACACCAAGGACGGCGTCGACGTCACCGTGGTCGCCGCCAAAGCCAAAGACGCCGACACGGAAAAAGAGATCCGCGAGCGCGCCAAAGCGTTGGTCGAAGCCTCCAAGCAAGATCCCGCCAGCGTGCACCACACGGGCTCGGGCACCGGCGGTGGCGGCTTCGGCCGCTGCCCCGTCGTCCTGAAGGACACCACGGTCACCGCCAAAGACACCCCCGGCGGCACCACCTTCAGCGTCAAAGCCTCGAGCGCCACCGCCGTCGCCGACCTCCGCAAAGAGGCCAAGTCCCGCTCAGCCAACTTCACGCACTGAGATTTGGATTCACAGGAAGACGGGAAGGGAACCTGCGCGCGAGCCACGGAACGCTTTTTCTTGTGGGTTTTCAGTTGGCTCACTGAGCCGATTGAAACAAAAAAACTTCCCGTCTTCCCGTCTTCCTGTGAATCTCTCTATTCGTCCGTGTGGCGCGTGCCGTCATAATCCCAGCGCACCCCTAGGATGAATTGACGGAACCCTCCCGCGAAAATGCCCTCGGGCCGGCGCGCGAGGATGTGCACGTCGTCGAACGCGTTCTTCACGAGGAAGCGCACCGAAAGGCCCGTGGGCGCGTGCTTGTAGCGCACGGCGAAGTCCACCCGGTGGGCGCCGGGGATGCGGCCGGTGCGGCCGGTGATGTCTTCCGGAACCGTGTTCGCGGGATCCGTGTACATGGCATCGACGTAGTTGTACGCCGCCTCGGCCATCACGCCGGCATAGCCCACGTCGAGGTTCGTCGAGAACGTGTGCAACGGTGCATAGGGCAGGGCATTCCCATCGTAGGCACCGCCCACGAAGGTCGCGCGCGCGAGGGTGTACCTTGCGCCCCAGTCCAGCTCGACGGGAAGCTTCATCATCTTGCCCATCGCCAGCGAACCCACCGCCTCGACCCCGAGGTGACGCGTGGTGCCGCCGTTGATCAATTCGGTGACCCCGCCCTCGCTCGACGAAATTAGCTGATTCTGAAAATTCGACAAGAAGCCCGTAATTTCGAATCGGTTTCGGATTTTGTCGACGAACCGCGCACCGGCTTCGTAATTGATGCTGCGCTCCGAATCGAGCTGCAAATCTTCCCCCTTGGGGCTGATCGA encodes:
- a CDS encoding NAD(P)/FAD-dependent oxidoreductase, coding for MTKYDAIVIGSGIGGLGTAAMLARHGKKVLVLERHYVAGGLTHTFRRRQFEWDVGVHYLGQVHDPEHPLRRAFDYVTGGKLAWAPMDPVYDRMIFDDARFEFRTGVETLKDDLSRAFPSEARAIGSYFDTVRRAARSADKFFLQRIVPKWLGWLLHPVLGRPFQRYAGRTTLSMLRSWTRNERLIGVLTGQWGNYGLPPERSSFGMHALVADYYLEGASYPVGGASRLASTIMPVIEAVGGDVWTSTPVANILVRDGKAIGVRTEAGLEVFAPCIVSNAGVETTLNQLLPVSPRAERSACPPPSTGHIALYLGLSGTASELGLGSSNLWVHAGYDHDATTRAFERNPQAPFPLVYINSPSAKDPDWERRHPGISTVVAIVPASFAPFARWSGTRWAKRGREYIDYKAWLTERLLAIVCRELPGVKGRILHQELSTPLSTVHFTGHAAGAMYGFEHSPQRFHTRWLRSASPVPGLFFVGQDVVTVGVGASLMSGVLASSVILRRNVLGDVLRGGST
- a CDS encoding SDR family NAD(P)-dependent oxidoreductase, with the protein product MNLYGRLLWSLGRAATKPRIAPLETSVTTWRVLPGDLDPFGHMTNSRYLAMMDLARIEHVIRAGLLRPALENRWMVPVGSACVDFKAPLRPFEAYEIHTRVLSWDERWFYLQQDFHRASGAAVGSGSVKVTFRGAAGTVPPDEVVRAALGSVPPRPRLAREAAARFGIEHREPIAIVGIGCRLPGGAHDPEALFRLLLDGRDGIVDIPADRWDPRMYHDPSGKSPGRAYVHKAGLLETDLHAFDAAFFGITPREAVSMDPQQRLLLETSWEAFEDAGVVPSSVAGSRTGVFVGGFMTDNLLVFSNPDNRELVSTHTATASTLTMLSNRLSYFYDVRGPSVSIDTACSSSLVALHYACQSLWSKESDRALVAGVNAITVPETHLTMAKGKFLSPTGRCHAFDAKADGYVRGEGAAVLLLEPLSVAEREGHRIYAVIRGTATNQDGRTAGISLPSAEAQMAVMREAYAGAGVDPRTVVYVEAHGTGTPAGDPIEARAIGTVVGASRGDSEACLLGSVKTNLGHLEAAAGVTGVLKTALCLQHGVVPHHPHLGEVNPEIPLGDLGLRIPRTPEPLPARDTPRVAGVNSFGYGGSNAHVVLEEAPARVSVAEVGERRRPHLLALSAKSKESLAELAGRYADRLERARNDAEVADICRSAALHREHLRHRWAQSAHSGAELVPALRAASFEEHGAAEAGGLLFVYTGMGPQWWGMGRELFAAEPAFRRAVKECDEAFRDVSGWSIWEEMARDEGTSRMHRTEVAQPANAVLQIALTRLWAEWGVVPDAVLGHSVGEVGAAYACGALGVREAMRVAYHRSRLQQRLAGRGGMLAVGLSEDAVVPWLGRAAIAAVNSEESVTLAGDELELARIARDLEAAGHFQRALRVDVPYHSPLMDEIEAPLSSALEALRPKEAAIPLYSTVTGARLEGEPLDGRYWWRNVRQAVRFASAFQQAVRAGHTTFVEVGPHPVLATSMRDVLQSSRAEGELAASLVRKAPELETMARALARVHGAGHAPSFRAYFGPGPYVPIPTYAWNRKVFWHEGDRTRRKRQVDVRHPLITHHEKAPVPTWTAELNLGATPYLLDHIVADTVVFPAAGYIEMVLAARAMHAGEPSCSIEQLEFPTAAPLREDEVPRLVLRFSTETASFSIHGEDESLRSRGKLFSPGRAAPALDVQTLAARLPEAVSASDLYASLARRGLRYGPAFRGVERVQRGTHELLAWLSLPEGLNEDGYHLHPVLLDAALHSVLALAPNEDGAHDIVPVAIDRVHVAGTPGRRLLAYGRLGAPRRGQLRADVTLAREDGSVVAEITGLACRMLPTASRERAHLASLYHARTWERVAPVSESGPRDPSLWIVLDDGVPELPQLELLTPSSGIRVLDLRACASLPPDGRDPVARGADRAGALVQTLRGIAHGRVVRYYVATRGAEAVLPSDGPPDVSLAPLLGLARTAMTERPDLHLTLVDLESVPSDPLALTAWLRTLGEEQELALRGGEAYAVRVRGCAPPLPPPPERILPAEGSGYAIALAQPGRIDSLGFVAHGRRAPGPGEVEIEVEVSALGFKDVMKALDLLSDRIKENTYFGDSMGMEGSGRIVRIGPGVTEFAPGDRVYGVAPHFLNSHVVLEENRVVKLPDSVGFEEGSSLMPLMTVHHGLVDIARIRPGERVLVHSATGGVGLSAIEVARFFGAEVIATAGTPEKRRYLRERGITHVSPSRDIGFADDVRAITGGRGVDVVLNFTPGEIMVKSLACLAPFGRFIELGKMSFDQDAALQLRPFNENLLYAAIDFDRIFEAKPDMVRVLARTVLEHIARGDFRPLPSTSFPASRVDDAFHTMARSKHIGRVCVQPKDPDLRVVPAPRSTRFSEGASYLVTGGLGGFGLEVARWLVGHGARHLALVGRRGEDTPGARLALTELRARGAEVRVFAADAGAQVQVQEVVDTVRRSMPPLRGVVHAAAVLEDCPLDALDRGSLDRVLSAKARGAWNLHLATEHAALDFFVLFSSVAALVGNAHQGNYVAANTFLDQLAIHRRKLGLVATSIQWGALAEAGMVARHDATAKHLESLGIRGLTTDDALAALGAMLDASPEPMAVADVDWTKLLAQMDGRAGARRFGALAAPAVAEGQANGRAGVFFASMGGLDEEAALSHMTSLVVGSVAGVMRLPAAELDPGVPLRDLGMDSTLALEIVTELEKSTGMKLPTLTVAGGPPASQIASALLARGRAVI
- a CDS encoding fatty acid desaturase produces the protein MKTHVTDVEAARAYQASTLPSFVYLSTSQRQLVRAKAKQWIAWRRAHPRLHNAVGIGLLAFLFAFDAYVLLELPRQLPLDLATRSGIVFAALTTGFIHGFLVCSIVTYSVHEGAAHDLIVVGNGPVVRVLRVLANNACRLFLADPDYYAASHFKHHRWLGTEEDGSFTNHVRLRRLLLAIVPMAPVFSHSDYFPWRPQEHTRSRKISAVLTKLHLAVFFSAMTWRFGVLYAVISLLVIGTWISFVFDRLRESTEHLGMPLERIHGTRDFGLGLWGLLLGGGPWGQPCHFSHHLEPALPWYHQLALHFFLRRILTPRQKRQFFLRPVVGFPALLVRLARGRAR